One segment of Methylotuvimicrobium sp. KM2 DNA contains the following:
- the lptD gene encoding LPS assembly protein LptD — translation MHCRIILLFFLLVSSTCSQANEPAWDCEQNGSGEWVCGADAPIAKSPKPITVSESTEAAGSSVVTQKNAPSPDKVAKNPQGANEQNQAPQEIIQLEPPRKIARAAGWDCAAGEGDETWNCSLTGTDPKGKPRVMPDERRSFSLLSPAFDHEQELNFDIMHSQLPYDPWENCTTSLGAPPGFLSTKDLRDETPIDVRADYSEIFDNEITGFFGNVDIVRADQRMAADTMHYDTVSQTLDAQGHVYYSEDALSLYSDTMMLKLASDEARLRNTLFISPTTPLRGSARTVYRDSKVLSRYNEVAFTSCKPGNTDWVLHASDLKLNKESGEGSAKHAWLEFKGVPVIYTPYISFPLDDRRKSGFLAPNLSVNDRNGYDVALPYYWNIAPNYDLTFRPRYMTNRGMQWGGDFRHLSELTNSRLQFEVLPDDQIRNKTRYLAGIQNTTTFLPNLISTIDASYVSDDDYFDDMGNSITINDTRFLRSHADIRYSMPGVSFFSQLENYQTTDRTIPKEFQPYRRLPQARLDLNHSFDFMPVDVSMGAEYVYFQQDQRVSGQRFNIEPAVAVPLEAAGVYLTPKLSLKHTQYMLENQEVGRPRPDSITRTLPIFSADTGFTLEREFGSGASSYVHTIEPRLFYLYIPYKDQSDIPLFDTGEYDYNFYSLFRENRFSGSDRVQDANQVTAALTNRIIDPRTGRENMRLSIGEILYFRDRLVQLDDPRGSTDIFGNPRLVNQQSSTNSFANLIAEFSAQLTEHLSLRTAGQWDHARNDLTRGEVALRYTNKPEQLVNLGYRFRQDLTEVADVSFRWPIYDNWYAVGRWQYSMLFDRTVESFAGFEKESCCWRFRIIGRRYINSINVFAGQEPTGETQTGVFVQLELKGLTAFGDRLDEFFERNIYGYVRPQ, via the coding sequence ATGCACTGCCGCATCATTTTATTGTTTTTCTTATTGGTTAGCTCGACTTGTTCTCAGGCGAATGAGCCGGCGTGGGATTGTGAACAAAACGGCAGCGGAGAATGGGTTTGCGGAGCCGATGCGCCGATTGCCAAAAGCCCAAAGCCTATTACGGTTTCGGAGAGCACTGAGGCGGCGGGGAGTTCTGTCGTTACGCAAAAAAACGCTCCTAGTCCCGACAAGGTTGCGAAAAATCCCCAGGGAGCGAATGAGCAAAATCAAGCGCCGCAGGAGATTATTCAGTTAGAGCCGCCGCGCAAAATCGCAAGAGCCGCAGGATGGGATTGCGCTGCCGGAGAAGGAGATGAAACTTGGAATTGTAGTCTGACCGGTACCGATCCGAAAGGCAAGCCTCGTGTGATGCCTGATGAGCGGCGTAGTTTCAGTTTATTGTCGCCTGCTTTCGATCATGAGCAGGAACTGAATTTCGATATTATGCATTCGCAATTGCCTTACGATCCTTGGGAAAACTGCACGACATCATTAGGCGCGCCGCCCGGATTTTTATCGACCAAAGATCTGCGGGACGAGACGCCTATAGATGTTCGGGCCGATTATTCGGAAATTTTCGATAATGAAATTACCGGTTTTTTCGGTAATGTCGATATTGTTCGGGCCGATCAACGTATGGCCGCTGATACCATGCATTACGATACCGTATCGCAAACTCTCGATGCGCAAGGACACGTTTATTACAGTGAAGACGCGCTGTCTTTATACAGCGATACGATGATGTTGAAACTGGCAAGCGATGAGGCCAGGTTGCGTAATACTCTGTTTATTTCGCCGACGACGCCGTTGAGAGGCAGCGCGCGAACCGTCTACCGGGATAGCAAGGTTTTGTCCCGTTACAATGAAGTCGCCTTCACAAGCTGTAAGCCCGGCAATACCGATTGGGTTTTGCATGCATCGGACTTAAAGCTGAACAAGGAAAGCGGCGAAGGTTCGGCTAAACATGCTTGGCTCGAGTTTAAAGGCGTGCCGGTAATCTATACGCCTTATATCAGTTTTCCGCTCGATGATCGTCGCAAATCCGGGTTTTTAGCGCCGAATTTATCCGTTAACGATAGAAATGGCTACGATGTCGCCCTGCCTTATTATTGGAATATCGCACCTAATTACGACTTGACCTTTCGTCCTCGGTATATGACAAATAGAGGAATGCAATGGGGCGGCGACTTTAGACATTTGTCCGAATTAACCAACAGTCGCTTGCAATTTGAAGTGTTGCCGGATGATCAAATACGTAATAAAACGCGATATCTCGCCGGTATTCAAAATACCACGACATTTTTACCGAATTTAATCTCTACGATCGATGCAAGTTATGTCTCCGACGATGATTATTTCGACGATATGGGCAATAGTATTACGATTAACGATACTCGTTTTTTAAGAAGCCATGCCGATATTCGTTACAGCATGCCGGGCGTATCATTCTTTTCGCAGCTTGAAAACTATCAGACGACGGATAGAACCATTCCAAAAGAGTTTCAGCCCTATCGCAGGCTGCCCCAGGCGAGGTTGGATTTAAATCATTCATTCGACTTTATGCCAGTTGATGTATCCATGGGGGCGGAATATGTCTATTTTCAACAAGACCAGCGCGTTAGCGGTCAACGTTTCAACATCGAGCCGGCTGTCGCTGTTCCGCTAGAAGCGGCAGGTGTTTATTTAACGCCAAAATTGTCGCTCAAACACACTCAATATATGTTGGAAAATCAGGAGGTAGGTAGGCCCAGGCCCGATAGCATTACTCGTACTTTGCCGATATTTTCGGCCGATACCGGGTTTACGCTGGAGCGAGAGTTCGGATCAGGCGCATCGTCTTATGTTCACACGATTGAGCCGCGTTTGTTTTATCTCTATATTCCTTATAAAGATCAAAGCGATATTCCGCTGTTCGATACCGGAGAATACGACTATAACTTCTACAGTTTATTCCGGGAAAACCGTTTCAGCGGCTCCGACAGGGTTCAGGATGCCAATCAAGTGACGGCGGCTTTGACCAATCGAATCATCGATCCGCGAACGGGTCGCGAAAACATGAGGCTTAGCATCGGCGAAATTCTTTATTTCCGCGACCGTTTAGTGCAACTTGATGACCCAAGGGGAAGCACCGATATTTTCGGTAATCCGCGTTTAGTCAATCAACAATCTTCGACCAATAGTTTCGCTAATTTAATTGCCGAATTCAGTGCGCAATTGACCGAGCATTTGTCCTTAAGGACAGCCGGGCAGTGGGATCATGCGCGAAACGACCTAACCAGAGGCGAGGTAGCGTTGCGGTATACGAACAAGCCCGAGCAGTTGGTTAATTTAGGATATCGTTTTCGTCAGGACTTAACGGAAGTGGCGGATGTCTCTTTTCGCTGGCCGATCTATGATAATTGGTATGCGGTTGGACGATGGCAGTATTCGATGTTGTTTGATAGAACGGTGGAAAGTTTCGCCGGTTTTGAAAAAGAAAGTTGCTGCTGGCGCTTTAGAATCATTGGGCGGCGTTATATTAATAGCATTAATGTATTTGCCGGGCAAGAGCCAACCGGTGAAACGCAAACCGGCGTATTTGTTCAGTTGGAATTGAAAGGCTTAACGGCATTCGGCGACCGGTTGGATGAATTTTTCGAACGAAATATCTACGGCTATGTCAGACCGCAATAA
- a CDS encoding phosphotransferase, which yields MTNEDPRAALMLDWLSSDLSLAIDRFEPASSDASFRRYFRIYSQGTTYIVMDAPPDKENIEAFIKVAKLLSVPGIHVPTIFQSNLAQGFLLLEDFGRTSYLDCLKPSNADRLYQYALDSLFQQQTLIALNNLEIPHYDRSLLIRELGIFEEWFTSHFLNIPTPEPLGIEVNEFLITTALEQPLTFVHRDYHSRNLMDLGDDKPGIIDFQDAVIGPITYDLVSLLKDCYISWPKAQIDHWRNGYFQRLLQHGSIDCSQAQFKRWFDLMGLQRHLKAIGIFARLHLRDGKSAYLNDIPRTLNYVTETSTHYPELSEFAGFLNRQILPAFRRKT from the coding sequence ATGACCAACGAAGACCCTCGAGCCGCTTTAATGCTCGATTGGCTATCGAGCGATCTGTCGCTAGCCATTGACCGTTTTGAACCGGCATCGAGTGATGCCAGTTTTCGCCGCTATTTCAGAATATACTCGCAAGGAACGACTTACATTGTCATGGACGCGCCACCCGACAAAGAAAATATCGAGGCGTTTATCAAGGTCGCCAAGCTTTTATCCGTTCCAGGCATCCATGTGCCGACAATTTTTCAATCGAACCTCGCACAAGGCTTTTTATTACTCGAAGACTTCGGTAGAACCAGCTATTTGGACTGTCTTAAACCATCGAACGCGGACCGCCTGTATCAATACGCCCTCGACAGCTTGTTTCAACAACAAACACTGATTGCGCTCAACAACCTCGAAATCCCCCATTACGATCGATCGCTGCTAATTCGGGAACTAGGCATTTTCGAGGAATGGTTTACTTCGCATTTTCTGAATATTCCCACCCCCGAACCGCTCGGAATCGAAGTCAATGAATTTCTGATTACTACAGCCTTAGAACAACCTTTAACCTTCGTACATCGTGACTATCATTCACGCAATCTAATGGACCTTGGCGACGACAAACCTGGAATAATCGATTTCCAAGATGCGGTAATAGGCCCGATCACCTACGATTTGGTATCGCTGCTGAAAGATTGCTATATTAGCTGGCCGAAAGCGCAAATCGATCATTGGAGAAACGGTTATTTTCAGCGCCTTCTTCAACATGGATCGATCGACTGCAGTCAAGCGCAATTCAAACGTTGGTTCGACCTGATGGGTTTACAACGTCACTTAAAAGCTATCGGCATTTTCGCGAGATTACACTTACGAGACGGAAAGTCCGCCTACCTTAATGATATACCTCGAACACTAAATTATGTTACTGAAACCAGCACCCACTATCCCGAACTATCCGAATTTGCAGGCTTTCTAAACCGGCAAATTCTGCCGGCTTTCCGGAGAAAGACATGA
- the murU gene encoding N-acetylmuramate alpha-1-phosphate uridylyltransferase MurU encodes MKTMILAAGRGERMRPLTDRQPKPLLMVGGEPLIVHLLENLRDAGFSDIVINVAHLGSQIIDYLGDGRRFGVSIAYSDEGETPLETAGGIIRALPLLDNKPFLVVNGDIATNFPFKTLKQREIDLAHLVLVNNPEHHPSGDFGFNGDLLSDSVAEKYTLSGIGLYHPDLFAESRQGTLKLAPILRKAMRLNRVSGEIFNGFWMDIGTPRRLKELDHLYQQRGTHHV; translated from the coding sequence ATGAAAACGATGATTCTGGCCGCGGGCCGCGGCGAAAGAATGCGTCCTTTAACCGACCGCCAGCCCAAGCCTTTATTGATGGTAGGGGGTGAACCGCTTATCGTGCATTTGTTGGAGAATTTGCGTGATGCGGGTTTTAGCGATATTGTAATCAATGTGGCGCATCTGGGAAGCCAAATCATCGACTACCTGGGCGATGGTCGCCGATTCGGCGTGAGCATCGCTTATTCGGACGAGGGCGAAACACCACTGGAAACAGCCGGCGGCATTATCCGTGCCTTGCCTTTGCTGGATAACAAACCCTTTCTAGTCGTAAACGGCGATATCGCAACGAATTTTCCATTTAAAACACTCAAACAACGCGAAATCGATCTTGCGCATTTGGTTTTAGTCAACAACCCCGAACATCACCCCTCAGGCGATTTCGGATTTAACGGCGATCTATTAAGCGATAGTGTTGCCGAAAAATATACGCTCAGCGGTATTGGGCTTTATCATCCGGATTTATTTGCCGAGAGCCGACAAGGCACACTCAAACTTGCGCCGATTTTACGCAAAGCCATGCGTCTAAACAGGGTGTCGGGGGAAATATTTAACGGTTTCTGGATGGATATCGGAACGCCGCGAAGGCTAAAAGAATTAGACCACCTTTATCAACAGCGAGGAACACACCATGTCTGA
- a CDS encoding dodecin yields MSDHIYKKIELTGSSSVSIQDAIEKAVAKAANTLHDLRWLEVVETRGHIDQGKVAHWQVTIKVGFTLKD; encoded by the coding sequence ATGTCTGACCATATTTACAAAAAAATCGAATTGACCGGCTCATCATCCGTCAGCATTCAAGACGCCATCGAAAAGGCTGTCGCAAAAGCGGCTAATACGTTGCACGATTTGCGCTGGCTGGAAGTCGTCGAAACCCGCGGCCATATCGACCAAGGCAAAGTGGCGCACTGGCAAGTCACGATTAAAGTCGGCTTTACGCTGAAAGATTAG
- a CDS encoding HIT domain-containing protein: protein MAFQLHPQLQKDCILLGRLELCQLLLMNDSQYPWFILVPEIGDIREIYQLLPTKRSLLQEESCQLAKRLARLFNADKMNVAAIGNLVPQLHIHHIVRYRSDKAWPAPVWGKFDAVPYTEHQLEELLPKIKSTFDDLLTREL, encoded by the coding sequence ATGGCCTTTCAGTTACATCCACAACTACAAAAAGATTGCATCCTGCTCGGACGCTTGGAATTATGCCAACTGCTGCTAATGAACGACAGTCAATATCCTTGGTTCATTTTAGTGCCTGAAATTGGCGATATCCGTGAAATTTATCAATTGTTGCCCACTAAGCGCTCATTATTACAAGAGGAGTCGTGCCAACTGGCCAAAAGATTAGCTAGGCTATTCAACGCCGACAAAATGAATGTGGCCGCGATCGGTAATCTGGTACCGCAACTGCACATCCATCACATCGTTCGCTATCGCTCGGATAAAGCATGGCCGGCCCCGGTCTGGGGGAAATTCGACGCCGTTCCTTACACGGAACACCAACTGGAAGAGCTGCTTCCAAAGATTAAATCCACATTTGACGACCTTTTAACAAGGGAGCTCTAA
- a CDS encoding flagellar basal body-associated FliL family protein, whose protein sequence is MRFLLLFLGLIFSGWVLAQDAADDVQPAIEYLEMSPKFTVNLDVPRKYLLINVQLMVEGKDNMEKIKKHLPALRHELIMLYSGRNANELGTKEQREALRLESVEAVRNALDKYDNSDGFRDVFFSEFLVN, encoded by the coding sequence GTGCGTTTTTTGTTACTATTTTTAGGGTTGATTTTTTCCGGTTGGGTTTTGGCCCAGGATGCCGCCGACGATGTACAGCCGGCCATAGAATACTTGGAAATGTCGCCTAAGTTTACCGTGAATTTGGACGTACCTCGAAAATATTTATTGATCAATGTGCAATTGATGGTAGAGGGTAAGGATAATATGGAAAAAATAAAAAAGCATTTACCCGCGCTGAGACACGAATTGATTATGTTATATAGCGGTCGCAATGCCAACGAGCTGGGAACCAAGGAGCAAAGGGAGGCCTTGCGCCTGGAAAGTGTCGAAGCCGTTAGGAATGCGCTCGATAAATATGATAATAGCGACGGTTTTAGAGATGTGTTTTTTTCCGAGTTTTTGGTTAATTAG
- the nagZ gene encoding beta-N-acetylhexosaminidase, with protein sequence MTTKSAIGPIMIDVEGLTLTAHEQEKIRHPNTGAVILFSRNYESPEQLIALIDSIRNARKGPILIAVDQEGGRVQRFRQGFTRLPPAGCYRERPELAEAAGWLMASEMLSVGIDFSFAPVLDVDCGISEVIGDRSFSPDPQLTAQLAASFRKGMRSAGMAATGKHFPGHGAVAADSHMALPIDERELNEIRAKDLVPFKLLIEQGLEAVMPAHVVYPAVDNMPAGFSEKWLQNILRHELNFNGAIFSDDLNMEGAAMGGDFFERAKLAQHAGCDMLLVCNNPKAAEQVLDSVPIKSDPLRAQRLDAMRGKPKMTRAILQASSQWQLISQQIAQLSNEYA encoded by the coding sequence ATGACCACTAAATCCGCAATCGGCCCCATCATGATCGATGTTGAAGGCTTGACTTTAACTGCTCATGAACAAGAAAAGATCCGTCACCCCAACACCGGCGCGGTAATTCTTTTTTCCCGCAATTACGAATCACCCGAACAACTTATCGCTTTGATCGACAGCATTCGCAACGCCCGCAAAGGCCCTATACTCATCGCCGTCGATCAGGAAGGCGGACGCGTGCAACGATTCAGGCAAGGCTTTACGCGCTTACCGCCGGCCGGCTGTTATCGTGAACGGCCCGAACTCGCCGAAGCGGCAGGTTGGCTGATGGCGTCAGAGATGCTGTCCGTCGGCATTGATTTTAGCTTCGCTCCCGTACTTGATGTCGATTGCGGCATCAGCGAAGTCATCGGCGACCGATCATTCTCGCCCGATCCACAACTCACAGCCCAATTAGCGGCCAGCTTTCGCAAAGGCATGCGATCGGCCGGCATGGCCGCAACGGGCAAGCATTTCCCTGGACACGGCGCGGTAGCCGCCGATTCGCACATGGCATTACCGATCGACGAACGAGAATTAAACGAAATCCGCGCCAAGGACTTAGTCCCATTCAAATTATTGATCGAACAAGGTTTGGAAGCCGTCATGCCCGCGCATGTCGTCTACCCTGCCGTAGACAACATGCCTGCCGGATTCTCCGAAAAATGGCTGCAAAACATTTTACGGCACGAACTTAATTTCAACGGCGCCATATTTAGCGACGACCTAAACATGGAAGGTGCCGCGATGGGCGGCGATTTTTTCGAACGCGCGAAATTGGCTCAACATGCCGGTTGCGACATGCTATTAGTTTGCAACAATCCCAAAGCGGCCGAACAAGTGCTCGACAGCGTACCGATCAAGAGCGATCCACTCAGAGCACAACGACTTGATGCGATGCGCGGCAAACCCAAAATGACCAGAGCAATTCTCCAAGCATCTAGCCAATGGCAACTAATATCACAACAAATCGCACAACTTTCCAATGAATATGCTTGA
- a CDS encoding hypoxanthine-guanine phosphoribosyltransferase: MLEEIDHVQSTADLLHNKQEVDTAIDNMAHKINLLLADRNPIFLCVMNGGLVIGGELLTRLTIPLTVDAINASRYQNQTSGSTVEWVLKPRTPLQGRTVLIVDDILDEGFTLEAIYRYCLSEGATSVYSAVLVDKILDREKPVQADFVGLSVEDRYLFGYGMDYKGYLRNMPGIYACQDNLID, from the coding sequence ATGCTTGAAGAAATCGACCACGTCCAATCAACCGCCGACCTACTACACAACAAGCAGGAAGTCGACACGGCAATCGACAACATGGCTCATAAAATCAACCTGCTTCTGGCGGATAGAAACCCTATTTTTCTATGCGTCATGAACGGCGGCTTGGTCATCGGCGGCGAACTCCTGACTCGTTTGACCATTCCCTTGACCGTCGACGCGATCAATGCCAGCCGCTATCAAAACCAAACATCCGGCAGCACTGTTGAATGGGTCTTAAAACCGAGAACACCGCTGCAAGGCAGAACGGTTCTAATCGTCGACGACATTTTAGACGAAGGCTTCACGTTGGAGGCGATCTACCGATATTGTTTATCGGAAGGCGCGACTTCTGTCTACAGTGCGGTATTGGTCGATAAGATTTTAGACCGCGAAAAACCGGTCCAAGCCGATTTTGTCGGACTCTCGGTCGAAGATCGCTACTTGTTTGGCTATGGGATGGATTACAAAGGCTATCTACGCAACATGCCGGGTATTTACGCTTGTCAGGACAACTTAATCGACTAG
- a CDS encoding S-methyl-5'-thioinosine phosphorylase → MTQLAIIGGTGLTRLEGLKIIERKPIETPFGIPSADYVIGEIDEKSVVFLARHGDPHTIPPHKINYRANIWGLKELGVQKIVAVAAVGGITSKMAPAHIAVPDQIIDYSHGRKHTFFEEDLEEVTHIDFTSPYSTELREKLISAAANAKISVTPTGTYGSTQGPRLETAAEIQRMERDGCDLVGMTGMPEASLAREQDIDYAALAVVANWAAGKTEGEITMVEIEQNLHKGMADTAKLLKAFIARL, encoded by the coding sequence ATGACACAGTTAGCGATCATCGGCGGAACCGGATTGACTCGTCTTGAAGGCTTGAAAATCATCGAACGAAAACCTATCGAAACGCCTTTCGGCATACCTTCGGCCGATTACGTCATCGGCGAGATTGATGAAAAATCCGTCGTCTTTCTAGCCAGGCATGGCGACCCGCATACAATCCCGCCTCATAAAATCAATTACCGCGCGAATATTTGGGGACTCAAAGAGCTTGGCGTCCAAAAAATAGTCGCCGTGGCCGCGGTTGGAGGTATTACGTCAAAAATGGCTCCCGCTCATATCGCGGTGCCCGATCAAATCATTGACTATAGCCATGGACGAAAGCACACTTTTTTCGAAGAAGATCTCGAGGAAGTCACGCATATCGACTTCACAAGCCCTTACTCGACAGAACTTCGGGAAAAACTGATCTCTGCTGCAGCAAATGCAAAGATTTCAGTTACGCCAACTGGCACATACGGCAGCACACAAGGCCCGCGACTTGAAACCGCCGCTGAAATCCAACGCATGGAACGTGACGGTTGCGACTTAGTCGGCATGACCGGCATGCCGGAAGCCTCGCTAGCCAGAGAGCAGGACATCGACTACGCAGCGCTTGCGGTCGTCGCAAATTGGGCGGCAGGAAAAACAGAAGGCGAAATCACCATGGTTGAAATCGAACAAAATCTACACAAAGGAATGGCCGATACCGCCAAACTATTAAAAGCGTTTATAGCCCGGTTATAA
- a CDS encoding DUF2892 domain-containing protein: protein MSIDRLVMAFAGTFILLSLLLAHFHSSNWLWFTAFVGANLLQASFTGFCPLAMILKKFGVKPGRAF from the coding sequence ATGAGTATCGATCGTTTAGTGATGGCGTTTGCCGGCACTTTTATTTTGTTGAGCTTGCTTTTGGCGCATTTTCATTCATCGAACTGGTTATGGTTTACCGCATTCGTCGGTGCGAATTTATTGCAAGCGTCGTTTACCGGTTTTTGCCCGTTGGCGATGATATTGAAAAAATTCGGCGTGAAACCGGGACGTGCGTTTTAA
- a CDS encoding FAD/NAD(P)-binding oxidoreductase, producing the protein MARIVILGAGIGGVPMAYEMKELVKNNHTVTVISDSPTFHFVPSNPWVPPKWRKPEDLKIELAPIMQKKGIEFIQKAAVKVDPPSNQIHLNDGTAVDYDYLVIATGPRLAFDEVPGLGPEGYTTSVCHVDHAAVAAQDWDRFMEDPGPIIVGAVQGASCFGPAYEYLMILETELRKRKIRDKVPMTFVTSEPYIGHLGLGGVGDTKSMLESVLRDRTIKWVTNAKVDRIEQGMMYVTEVDDDGNETKKHELPFKHSMMLPAFTGVDAVRNCGVEGLMNPRGFVVVDEYQRNPTFKNIYSVGVCVAIPPVEKTPVATGTPKTGYMIESMVTATAHNIRDELAGKEPSDKPSLSALCLADLGDTGVAFLAVPQIPPRNTTWSKKGKWVHLSKIIFEKYFMRKVRKGISEPFYERMMLKFMGVVRLK; encoded by the coding sequence ATGGCTAGAATTGTAATATTAGGTGCCGGTATCGGTGGTGTTCCGATGGCCTATGAAATGAAAGAGTTAGTTAAGAATAATCACACAGTCACCGTGATATCCGATTCTCCGACGTTCCATTTCGTACCTTCGAATCCTTGGGTGCCGCCGAAATGGCGTAAACCGGAAGATCTGAAAATCGAATTAGCTCCGATTATGCAGAAAAAAGGGATCGAATTCATTCAAAAAGCGGCCGTGAAGGTCGATCCCCCCAGCAATCAAATTCATTTAAACGACGGTACTGCGGTCGATTACGATTATTTAGTGATTGCAACCGGCCCTCGTCTTGCCTTCGATGAGGTGCCGGGGCTAGGTCCGGAAGGTTATACGACTTCGGTCTGTCATGTCGATCATGCAGCCGTGGCTGCTCAGGATTGGGATAGATTTATGGAAGACCCAGGCCCGATCATCGTCGGCGCTGTGCAGGGCGCATCCTGTTTCGGTCCCGCTTATGAATATTTGATGATCCTAGAGACTGAGCTGCGTAAACGCAAAATACGCGACAAGGTGCCGATGACTTTCGTTACATCGGAACCCTACATCGGACATTTAGGCTTAGGTGGTGTCGGTGACACCAAAAGTATGTTAGAAAGCGTTTTGAGAGATAGAACGATCAAATGGGTGACTAACGCGAAAGTTGATCGTATCGAACAAGGCATGATGTATGTGACAGAAGTCGATGACGATGGCAACGAGACGAAAAAGCATGAGTTGCCGTTCAAGCATTCCATGATGTTACCTGCGTTTACCGGGGTTGACGCGGTGCGTAATTGCGGCGTCGAAGGCTTGATGAATCCGCGGGGCTTTGTCGTCGTCGATGAATATCAGCGCAATCCGACTTTTAAAAATATTTACTCGGTCGGTGTTTGTGTGGCGATTCCACCGGTTGAAAAAACACCGGTCGCCACAGGTACTCCTAAAACCGGTTACATGATCGAGTCTATGGTAACCGCGACCGCGCATAACATCCGTGATGAATTGGCCGGAAAAGAGCCCTCGGACAAGCCGAGTCTGAGTGCATTGTGTCTGGCCGATTTGGGCGATACCGGAGTTGCATTTTTGGCGGTGCCGCAAATACCGCCGAGAAATACGACCTGGTCGAAAAAAGGGAAATGGGTGCATCTGTCCAAAATCATATTCGAGAAATATTTCATGCGTAAAGTCAGGAAAGGAATTAGCGAGCCGTTTTATGAAAGAATGATGCTGAAGTTTATGGGGGTTGTGCGTCTTAAATAA
- a CDS encoding response regulator, with protein MSNLAQTGVLLAEYQATRDSQAQQAFIEPAQAISITPLVKRIKISALIGFVSVLASGLVALAAYRRLKESTSNDNEASGPTPTRNHLLDMTSPVDQTKLSLSPRKFSILIADDNSINRLLLVNQLQDHCDQITATEDGIEALNYLKSKRFNLVFLDLQMPGYNGFELIETLRHTENPNRDTPIIAVTAHALPNQRKDIIALGFDECLIKPILSEQLEEIVTLWRPTEPREALSDSPKQAGYAQQLLAKTAYDRDLALSILNKLYEELPQQLDSIQKALRHRQWQQALSITHKLHGSVSFCGLTDIRQQALTLEQNLISKDFLETDRHFDKLRALIQQFITKKTELIEELSDKNSA; from the coding sequence ATGAGTAACCTCGCACAAACCGGCGTGCTGTTAGCAGAATATCAAGCGACGCGGGACAGTCAGGCGCAACAAGCATTCATTGAACCGGCCCAAGCAATCTCGATCACACCATTGGTTAAACGGATCAAGATCAGCGCCCTCATCGGCTTTGTCTCGGTCTTAGCTTCTGGATTAGTCGCCCTAGCGGCTTACCGGCGTCTTAAGGAAAGCACATCCAACGATAACGAAGCCTCCGGCCCAACCCCCACTCGTAACCATCTATTGGATATGACGAGCCCCGTCGATCAAACGAAACTGTCCCTATCCCCCCGTAAATTTTCAATTTTAATCGCCGACGACAATTCCATTAACCGCTTACTGCTCGTCAATCAATTACAAGATCATTGCGATCAAATTACCGCGACAGAAGATGGAATCGAAGCTTTGAATTATCTGAAGAGCAAACGATTTAACCTGGTTTTTTTAGATCTGCAAATGCCGGGCTATAACGGCTTTGAATTAATTGAAACCCTACGACATACCGAAAATCCGAATAGGGATACTCCCATTATCGCCGTAACGGCGCATGCTTTACCAAACCAACGCAAAGACATCATTGCCCTTGGCTTCGACGAATGTCTTATTAAACCGATTTTATCCGAGCAACTAGAGGAAATCGTCACCCTCTGGCGCCCCACCGAACCTCGTGAGGCTTTAAGCGACTCTCCAAAGCAGGCCGGTTATGCGCAGCAACTCCTGGCTAAAACCGCTTACGACCGAGACTTGGCATTAAGCATCCTAAACAAACTATACGAGGAGCTTCCTCAACAACTTGACTCAATTCAAAAAGCACTACGCCATCGGCAATGGCAACAAGCCTTATCGATCACCCATAAGCTGCACGGTTCGGTCAGTTTCTGCGGTTTAACGGATATCCGTCAACAGGCCTTAACATTAGAGCAAAATTTGATTTCGAAAGACTTCCTCGAAACAGACCGGCATTTCGATAAATTACGAGCTTTGATTCAACAATTCATTACAAAAAAAACCGAACTTATCGAGGAATTGTCAGATAAAAATAGCGCCTGA